In the Sediminibacter sp. Hel_I_10 genome, one interval contains:
- a CDS encoding sensor histidine kinase KdpD, whose translation MGKKLFVLLVVLMSLSLIGIIFVQALFINNSLENEEKQFTLNAKRSLSFVSKAIEDNEFRLYSSKIQDLINNGVNPDSSAMRQIIILEQDDASRETRVYGNAISEESYKVPSLFFEIGLDSINLSRFKSNRSTSIFKTDDVDGNASLSLQKSIKSINDMTYLDKAQFETITRDQFQNLPVYKRVSTEEVDSLINTQLKNNGISTDYEFAIYDNDLSTKVHSENFELNTQSTIGVPVFLDNNNQSDFSLYVDFPERRRYLLSSIYGMIALSIIFTSVIILAYSSAIYQLIKQRQISQIKSDFINNMTHEFKTPIATINLALDSIRNPKIIGDQEKVMRYLKMIKDENKRMHAQVENVLRISKLEKNELNISKERFLLHDLIEDAITHVELIVEDRQGYVKTHLNAEESSVLANETHFTNVIVNVLDNAIKYSDEPPKIDVYTENVGNSILLKISDQGNGMSKQVQKRVFEKFYREHTGNVHNVKGHGLGLAYVKRIIDDHQGHISVESEKGKGSTFIIKLPLIS comes from the coding sequence ATGGGCAAAAAGCTTTTCGTTTTATTGGTGGTGTTGATGAGTTTATCCCTCATAGGGATTATTTTTGTTCAGGCGCTCTTTATTAATAATTCTCTTGAAAATGAAGAAAAGCAGTTTACACTAAACGCAAAGCGCTCTCTTAGTTTTGTTTCTAAAGCCATAGAGGATAATGAGTTTAGATTATACTCTAGTAAGATTCAGGATTTAATAAATAATGGCGTAAACCCAGATTCTTCAGCAATGCGGCAAATTATCATTCTAGAACAGGATGATGCTTCCCGAGAAACAAGAGTTTATGGTAATGCCATTTCAGAAGAAAGTTATAAAGTACCATCATTGTTCTTTGAAATTGGATTGGATAGTATCAATTTAAGCCGTTTTAAAAGCAATAGATCAACCTCTATTTTTAAAACAGATGATGTTGACGGTAATGCGAGTTTGAGTCTTCAAAAGTCTATCAAGAGCATCAATGATATGACGTATCTTGACAAGGCACAATTTGAAACCATAACTAGGGATCAATTTCAAAACTTACCGGTGTATAAAAGAGTATCTACCGAAGAAGTAGATAGCTTAATCAATACTCAGCTTAAAAATAACGGTATTAGTACAGATTATGAGTTTGCTATATATGATAATGACTTATCAACTAAGGTACATTCTGAAAATTTTGAATTGAACACGCAGTCTACTATTGGCGTGCCTGTTTTTTTAGATAATAATAATCAGAGTGATTTTAGCCTTTATGTTGATTTTCCAGAAAGAAGGCGTTATTTATTGTCTTCCATTTATGGAATGATTGCCTTATCTATCATCTTTACTTCGGTAATTATACTAGCATACTCTAGTGCCATTTATCAATTGATTAAGCAGCGTCAGATCTCACAGATCAAGTCAGATTTTATTAATAATATGACGCATGAGTTCAAGACGCCTATTGCAACAATAAACTTGGCCTTAGATTCTATTCGAAACCCAAAAATCATTGGAGATCAAGAAAAGGTAATGCGTTACTTAAAAATGATCAAAGATGAAAATAAGCGCATGCATGCACAAGTTGAGAATGTTCTAAGAATTTCAAAACTTGAGAAAAATGAGTTGAATATTAGTAAGGAACGTTTTCTATTACACGATCTTATTGAAGATGCCATTACGCACGTAGAGCTTATTGTTGAAGACAGACAAGGCTATGTTAAAACACATTTAAACGCAGAAGAATCGTCGGTTCTTGCTAATGAAACACATTTTACAAACGTTATTGTAAATGTGTTGGATAATGCGATTAAGTATAGTGACGAACCTCCCAAAATTGATGTCTATACAGAGAATGTTGGAAACAGCATTTTGCTGAAAATTTCAGATCAAGGTAATGGGATGTCAAAACAAGTACAAAAGCGTGTGTTTGAGAAGTTTTATAGAGAACACACTGGTAATGTACACAATGTAAAAGGACACGGCTTAGGTTTAGCCTATGTCAAACGAATTATAGATGACCATCAAGGTCATATTTCAGTAGAAAGCGAAAAAGGAAAAGGTAGTACGTTTATAATTAAGCTACCATTAATATCTTAA
- the coaE gene encoding dephospho-CoA kinase (Dephospho-CoA kinase (CoaE) performs the final step in coenzyme A biosynthesis.) encodes MMIVGLTGGIGSGKTTVANYFKKLGVPIYVADVEAKLIMGRSKVVRRELVALFGEKVYHENILDRKLIAEAIFNNRDLLAKMNAIVHPKVAAHFKKWCKKQDAPYAIKEAAIIFEHDMQHQYDQIITVVAEKEARIERVLSRDDRSRASIEKIMENQWSDKDKADKSDFIIENHDLDSTEKQVENIHAKLLRNAHKYI; translated from the coding sequence ATGATGATCGTTGGCCTAACTGGAGGTATAGGTAGTGGCAAAACCACTGTTGCAAATTATTTCAAAAAACTTGGGGTCCCAATCTATGTGGCTGATGTTGAAGCTAAATTGATCATGGGGCGCTCAAAAGTAGTGCGACGGGAACTTGTTGCTCTTTTTGGTGAGAAGGTTTATCACGAGAATATATTAGACCGAAAGTTAATCGCAGAGGCCATTTTTAATAATCGGGATTTACTTGCAAAAATGAATGCCATCGTTCATCCTAAGGTAGCAGCGCATTTTAAAAAATGGTGTAAAAAACAGGACGCTCCATACGCTATAAAGGAAGCCGCCATCATTTTTGAACACGATATGCAGCACCAATATGATCAAATCATTACTGTAGTTGCAGAGAAAGAAGCGCGCATAGAGCGGGTTCTATCTAGAGATGACCGCTCAAGGGCGTCTATAGAAAAGATCATGGAAAATCAATGGTCTGATAAAGACAAGGCAGATAAATCGGATTTTATTATAGAAAATCACGATTTAGATTCTACAGAAAAACAAGTTGAGAACATTCATGCTAAACTTTTAAGGAATGCTCATAAATACATCTGA
- a CDS encoding CdaR family protein — MIKYIKQKLAKSVKSKKINVFGLFLLLSFSILVFTKLSQVYTETVTLQLDYTNVPESRVITFDTVPEVKLTISDYGFKLFYYSLISHSIGVDLEQNATIENDTYIWLADDNREQIKDQLGGSTEIISIAPNLVEFPFDTLSVKKIPVKIKSEISFASGYDAIDSIRVIPDSIEIIGPQAKISELEEIYTKTVVLNEVKNPVDQSINLELPENASQLKFSSESVKVSIPVAKFTEGTLDVPVLLNNLPANKQINYFPKTIKVSYYVSLTDYKSIKPNDFKIECDYNEVEQQNQSFFTPKLTINNPQVKTAKMKQDKVEFVITQ, encoded by the coding sequence ATGATCAAATACATTAAACAAAAACTTGCCAAGTCTGTTAAGAGTAAAAAAATAAATGTTTTCGGACTGTTTTTGTTACTATCATTTTCCATATTGGTCTTTACGAAATTGTCACAGGTTTATACTGAGACGGTAACGTTGCAATTAGACTATACAAATGTTCCAGAAAGTAGAGTCATTACATTTGATACGGTCCCAGAAGTGAAATTAACCATATCAGATTATGGCTTTAAGCTGTTTTATTATAGTCTTATTAGCCATAGTATTGGGGTAGACCTAGAGCAAAATGCTACTATTGAAAATGATACTTACATTTGGTTGGCAGATGATAACCGAGAACAAATAAAAGATCAATTAGGTGGGTCTACCGAAATCATCTCAATTGCTCCAAATCTTGTTGAATTTCCGTTTGATACATTAAGCGTGAAGAAAATTCCCGTAAAGATAAAATCTGAAATATCTTTTGCCTCTGGCTATGACGCTATAGATTCTATAAGGGTCATCCCGGATTCAATTGAAATTATTGGGCCACAAGCCAAGATTTCAGAACTTGAGGAGATTTATACAAAAACTGTTGTTTTAAATGAGGTTAAAAATCCTGTGGACCAATCTATAAATCTAGAGTTACCCGAAAATGCGAGTCAGCTTAAATTTTCTTCGGAAAGCGTTAAGGTCAGCATACCTGTCGCTAAATTTACAGAAGGCACACTTGATGTTCCTGTATTGTTGAATAATTTACCTGCTAACAAACAGATTAATTATTTTCCAAAGACTATAAAGGTCTCCTACTATGTGAGTCTCACAGATTATAAATCCATCAAACCGAATGATTTTAAAATAGAATGTGATTATAATGAGGTCGAACAACAAAACCAATCCTTTTTCACGCCAAAATTAACCATTAACAATCCCCAAGTAAAAACTGCTAAAATGAAACAGGATAAGGTTGAATTTGTAATTACACAATGA
- a CDS encoding glycosyltransferase family 2 protein — translation MERLSFSFVIPVYNRPDEVDELLESFKNLDGNHAFEIVIVEDGSTLDCKAVVERYQQQLNLSYYSKANSGPGDSRNFGMLKSKGNYFIILDSDCILPKTYLTFVKKYLESNFVDCFGGPDAAHPSFTNLQKAISFAMTSIITTGGIRGGNAEIKDFQPRSFNMGISKKAFLASGGFGTIHPGEDPDLSIRLNNMGFRTVIFPKAFVYHKRRISWKSFYKQVSKFGLVRPILNKWHPETEKITYWLPTCFSVGLLMSLVLLILGFLLPILMYLVYVLLVFVLSLINSKNISVAFQSVLAIFIQFFGYGIGFAKSHIAIHILKQDPKSRFPNLFFDNDQIH, via the coding sequence ATGGAAAGATTATCTTTTTCTTTTGTAATCCCAGTTTATAATAGACCCGATGAGGTGGATGAGCTCTTAGAAAGTTTCAAAAACTTAGATGGGAATCACGCATTTGAAATTGTGATTGTAGAAGATGGTTCTACCTTAGACTGTAAAGCCGTTGTAGAGCGCTATCAACAGCAGTTAAACCTATCCTACTATTCTAAAGCGAACTCTGGTCCTGGAGACTCCAGAAACTTTGGTATGCTTAAATCAAAAGGTAATTATTTTATCATTTTAGATTCAGACTGTATCTTGCCAAAGACCTATTTAACTTTTGTAAAAAAGTATTTAGAATCCAATTTTGTAGATTGTTTTGGAGGTCCAGATGCAGCACATCCATCATTTACAAATCTTCAAAAAGCCATCAGTTTCGCAATGACTTCAATAATCACCACTGGAGGTATTAGAGGTGGAAATGCTGAAATTAAAGATTTTCAGCCTAGAAGTTTCAATATGGGCATTTCTAAAAAAGCATTTTTAGCTTCAGGGGGATTTGGTACCATACATCCAGGAGAAGATCCAGATCTTTCAATAAGACTTAATAACATGGGATTTAGAACTGTAATTTTTCCGAAGGCATTCGTCTATCACAAACGTCGTATTTCATGGAAAAGTTTCTATAAGCAAGTCTCTAAATTTGGTTTAGTAAGACCCATACTTAATAAATGGCATCCAGAAACCGAGAAAATCACCTATTGGCTTCCAACTTGTTTTAGTGTCGGTTTATTAATGTCTTTAGTTTTACTGATATTGGGATTCTTGTTGCCAATATTAATGTATTTAGTTTATGTGCTCTTGGTTTTTGTCTTATCACTGATAAATTCCAAAAACATAAGCGTGGCATTTCAATCGGTATTGGCTATATTTATTCAGTTTTTTGGTTATGGTATTGGTTTTGCAAAATCTCATATTGCCATACATATTTTAAAACAAGACCCAAAATCAAGATTTCCGAACTTATTCTTTGACAATGATCAAATACATTAA
- a CDS encoding GEVED domain-containing protein encodes MRKITILLTAVLSVMFSYAQVGIFENFNSGTPSGWTDNYSNTGSQSCEGNSERVNLYGGNFGVLSANLTSPNLVGASNATDLTVSFEYKVVNWSAATVATPAGWGTAELQYSNDDGATWTTAFTIDDSNHIVDNECAVASTTIAGTDLPMDSDVKLRILNTWAGGDYFFYVDNFIASQVAENPPNCDAVLAEETDVEIDGNISWSAATGVPTFYELTVGTTSGGSEVLATTNVGNVTSYDLGTLAFETIYYVTITPYNDNGSATGCTEQTFTTIDTPITGSVCSDPIVVSELPYTTSDNTNLYGDDYENNSSSCSAFYMSGDDVVYAFTPASDGNFVFTLSNIGSTYSGLHVLDGCVDAEPTCVGFVGNSGTEDRVVEAALTSGITYYIVISTWATPQSTAYTLDIEEGCNAAAGTLTADEASVVLSGTTVTISATEDAAPTVPADYDVTYVLTSGADLVIEQVSATPSFDVTELGDYTIHTLVALTDSAFETDPNFLDLSVVTFGTTTAAEVLDIVSENDICAALDAVGAPVNVNDGSVLDFYNVQYVQETGSDPENGSSESLTVEVGTSVTVYAKAYEDGLTNPEGQGAGIECWIAINDENTDPATWDTTLWQEATYLGDNGNDDEYFYETATAPIGSNYVAARWRLDNSGFTYGGFNGAWDGTDNVNIELIVEPLANDDCSGAIALTVNPDYSCNEVTNATIAGATDSGVGNSTCFGTEDDDIWFTFEATSEEHRLSLTNFTSGTSDMYITFYEGTCGDLGESIECSDPQTVNLEGLTPGNTYYVQVYTWTSNPGQTSTFDVCVGTPPTCYVPDGLAASFVAPDSADLSWEAPTDGTTPIEYNWEIVPQGNDQGVGVIDSGSTADIFATATGLTLDTLYDLRVQSNCDGGDLSAWSAVFTFNAGYCVPPSTSSATYIDSFSTLGEYENISNLSSGFAPNGFQNNTESLAVSGASNDELDFEIVIVGGTVGSAVWIDWNNDYTFDTSEVAFTTTSYGSGPFTGTITIPDGTPNGDYRMRVMIDYNDSNPGDDAPCSYGNGRGETEDYIVTVDSTLSTSIIENQSNFTYFPNPINNQLHLKAQSQIDHVVIYNMLGQEVLNVSPRALEADLETGSFEQGAYFAKVTIGNTSRTIKLIKE; translated from the coding sequence ATGAGAAAAATTACCATTCTGCTAACGGCAGTTTTATCAGTCATGTTTTCGTATGCTCAGGTCGGGATTTTCGAGAATTTCAATTCGGGAACTCCCTCAGGTTGGACTGACAATTACTCCAATACCGGTTCACAATCATGTGAGGGCAATTCTGAAAGAGTTAATTTGTATGGAGGGAATTTTGGAGTTCTTTCGGCAAATTTGACCTCACCAAATTTAGTAGGTGCTTCCAATGCTACAGATCTTACAGTAAGTTTCGAATACAAAGTGGTCAACTGGTCTGCGGCTACCGTTGCAACTCCGGCGGGTTGGGGAACTGCAGAATTACAATATTCCAACGATGATGGAGCAACTTGGACAACTGCGTTTACAATAGATGATAGCAATCACATTGTAGACAACGAATGTGCTGTTGCTAGTACCACAATTGCAGGTACAGATTTGCCAATGGATAGTGATGTGAAATTAAGAATACTTAACACTTGGGCTGGCGGTGACTATTTTTTTTATGTGGATAATTTTATTGCTTCACAGGTAGCAGAAAATCCACCAAACTGTGACGCGGTTCTAGCTGAAGAGACAGATGTGGAGATTGATGGCAACATATCTTGGAGTGCAGCTACAGGAGTACCAACATTTTATGAGTTAACAGTTGGAACGACTAGTGGAGGATCTGAAGTTTTGGCTACAACGAACGTTGGTAATGTCACCTCTTATGACCTTGGCACATTAGCGTTTGAAACAATTTATTATGTTACTATCACGCCATACAATGACAACGGTAGTGCAACTGGATGTACAGAGCAAACGTTTACAACTATTGATACTCCCATTACTGGGTCAGTTTGCAGTGATCCTATTGTTGTAAGTGAGTTACCATATACCACTTCAGACAATACGAATCTTTATGGAGATGATTATGAAAATAATTCAAGTTCATGCAGTGCATTCTATATGAGCGGAGATGATGTTGTATATGCATTTACACCAGCTAGTGATGGTAATTTTGTATTTACGTTATCAAATATTGGTTCCACATACTCTGGATTACATGTTTTAGATGGATGTGTAGATGCAGAGCCGACTTGCGTTGGTTTTGTAGGAAATAGCGGTACAGAAGATAGAGTTGTTGAAGCTGCCTTAACATCAGGGATAACATATTATATCGTGATTTCTACTTGGGCTACTCCACAAAGTACAGCATATACTTTAGATATAGAAGAGGGTTGTAATGCAGCAGCAGGTACCTTAACTGCAGATGAAGCGTCAGTAGTTTTATCTGGAACTACTGTAACTATTAGTGCGACCGAAGATGCAGCGCCAACGGTGCCTGCTGATTACGACGTAACGTATGTGTTAACTTCAGGAGCAGATTTAGTAATCGAGCAAGTGTCTGCAACACCAAGTTTTGATGTAACTGAATTAGGTGATTACACAATCCATACACTCGTAGCTCTTACAGATTCAGCTTTTGAAACAGATCCTAACTTTTTAGATTTAAGCGTGGTTACTTTTGGTACGACGACAGCAGCAGAAGTTTTGGATATTGTGAGTGAGAATGATATTTGTGCAGCATTAGACGCAGTGGGTGCGCCAGTTAATGTCAATGATGGTTCAGTGCTCGATTTTTATAATGTGCAATATGTGCAGGAAACAGGAAGTGACCCGGAAAATGGAAGTTCAGAATCATTAACAGTAGAGGTTGGTACTTCAGTAACTGTTTATGCAAAAGCCTACGAAGATGGACTGACTAACCCCGAAGGACAAGGAGCTGGTATTGAGTGTTGGATTGCAATAAATGATGAAAATACAGACCCTGCAACATGGGATACCACATTATGGCAAGAGGCTACTTATTTAGGAGATAATGGGAATGATGATGAGTACTTTTATGAAACTGCAACAGCACCTATTGGTTCAAATTATGTAGCAGCAAGATGGCGTCTGGATAACTCAGGTTTTACTTATGGCGGATTTAATGGTGCTTGGGACGGTACAGATAACGTTAATATTGAACTCATTGTTGAGCCTTTGGCAAATGATGATTGTTCTGGAGCTATAGCTTTAACTGTTAATCCAGACTATTCTTGTAATGAGGTAACTAACGCTACTATCGCTGGAGCTACTGATTCAGGTGTTGGCAATAGCACCTGTTTTGGTACCGAAGATGATGATATTTGGTTCACTTTTGAAGCAACATCAGAGGAGCATAGACTGTCACTTACCAATTTCACAAGCGGTACCAGTGATATGTATATAACGTTTTACGAAGGTACTTGCGGTGATCTAGGAGAAAGCATAGAATGCAGTGACCCACAAACTGTGAATTTAGAAGGGTTAACACCTGGTAATACGTATTATGTTCAAGTATATACCTGGACTTCTAATCCTGGACAAACATCAACCTTTGATGTTTGCGTAGGTACTCCGCCTACTTGCTATGTTCCAGATGGTCTTGCCGCTAGTTTTGTAGCACCTGATTCAGCAGATTTGTCATGGGAAGCACCAACTGATGGAACTACTCCAATAGAATATAACTGGGAAATTGTGCCTCAAGGTAATGATCAAGGTGTTGGTGTTATAGATAGTGGCTCTACTGCAGATATATTTGCTACGGCTACAGGTTTAACCTTGGATACGCTTTATGATCTACGTGTTCAAAGTAACTGCGACGGTGGTGATCTGAGTGCATGGTCTGCCGTTTTTACATTTAATGCTGGCTATTGTGTGCCACCAAGTACAAGTAGTGCAACATATATTGATAGCTTTTCAACTTTAGGGGAGTACGAAAATATCTCAAACCTATCTTCAGGATTTGCACCTAATGGTTTTCAAAATAACACAGAGTCTTTAGCGGTAAGTGGGGCATCTAATGACGAATTAGATTTTGAAATAGTAATTGTTGGAGGTACCGTAGGAAGTGCAGTTTGGATAGATTGGAATAACGACTATACATTTGATACATCTGAGGTAGCCTTTACCACAACAAGTTATGGTAGCGGACCATTTACAGGAACTATTACAATTCCTGATGGTACTCCAAATGGAGATTATAGAATGCGTGTAATGATAGATTACAATGATTCCAACCCTGGAGATGATGCTCCTTGTTCATATGGGAATGGAAGAGGTGAGACCGAAGATTATATAGTGACGGTAGACTCGACATTATCTACAAGCATAATTGAAAATCAATCTAATTTCACATATTTCCCTAACCCAATCAACAATCAATTGCACCTTAAAGCGCAATCACAAATTGATCATGTTGTAATTTATAACATGTTGGGTCAAGAAGTATTAAATGTATCGCCAAGAGCTTTAGAAGCAGACTTAGAAACTGGATCTTTTGAGCAAGGTGCTTATTTTGCTAAAGTGACTATTGGAAATACGTCTAGAACAATAAAATTGATTAAAGAGTAA
- a CDS encoding FG-GAP-like repeat-containing protein — protein sequence MKNYFSCFFVLLLFGVSNAQISFVNEAPVLGLDISSGTTFLGNGITFHDYDGDGWDDITLTSGSNQDVHYFKNNNGAFVEDDFTVPTFLYQTRQVNWVDIDNDGDKDLFVTSDTNGNRLLVNNGDMVMQDITNSSGISPTNFETYGASWGDYDNDGFLDVFLSNRSITYPNKLYRNNGDQTFTEVSVSAGIDQTLMYSFCSAFLDINNDGFQDLYVSNDKYEFPNKLYKNNGDGTFTDISESSGAGVIIDAMTVTVGDFNNDGWFDIYLTNTQNGNVFLKNNGDETFTDIASSSNTLMNSISWGAAFFDADNDTNLDLYVCSQYNTATGPYLPAAFYVNDGDESFTLNNSCFSGDLGFSHSNAIGDVDNDGFPDMAVSNNMNQNMYLWHNNTTTANNWLKIKLQGAESNRDAVGARLEMTINGEHQFRYTHCGEGYLSQNSSSIYFGLGATEIIDELTITWPNGLIESYTDIEGNETVEFIEGATLNLDPVDAEDILIYPNPVKEILYVRANIAVSQCVVYDVSGRIVSVPFDSLLKQADVSNLTSGMYLIKISSDDFTKSYSFIKK from the coding sequence TTGAAAAACTACTTTTCTTGTTTCTTCGTACTTCTTTTATTTGGTGTTTCAAACGCTCAAATTAGTTTCGTAAATGAAGCTCCAGTATTGGGGCTTGATATTTCTTCAGGAACCACCTTCTTAGGCAACGGAATCACATTTCATGACTATGACGGAGACGGTTGGGATGACATTACTTTAACATCAGGCAGTAATCAAGATGTGCATTATTTTAAGAATAACAATGGTGCTTTTGTAGAAGACGATTTTACGGTTCCTACGTTTCTCTATCAAACCCGACAGGTTAATTGGGTAGATATTGATAACGATGGTGATAAAGATCTTTTTGTGACGAGTGATACTAATGGAAATCGCTTACTGGTAAATAACGGGGATATGGTGATGCAAGATATAACTAATAGTTCGGGAATATCCCCCACTAATTTTGAGACTTATGGTGCATCTTGGGGAGATTATGATAATGATGGTTTTTTAGATGTGTTTTTAAGTAACCGTTCGATTACGTATCCTAATAAGCTCTATAGAAATAATGGAGATCAAACCTTTACCGAAGTAAGTGTTTCTGCGGGAATTGATCAGACTCTAATGTATTCATTTTGTTCTGCATTTTTAGATATCAATAATGATGGATTTCAAGATTTATATGTTTCTAATGATAAGTATGAGTTTCCGAATAAACTCTACAAAAACAATGGAGATGGCACGTTTACTGATATTAGTGAGTCGTCAGGAGCAGGAGTTATTATTGACGCCATGACGGTTACAGTAGGAGATTTTAATAATGACGGCTGGTTTGATATTTACCTCACCAACACCCAAAACGGTAACGTGTTTCTGAAAAATAATGGAGACGAAACCTTTACCGATATTGCCTCATCGTCAAATACTTTAATGAACAGTATAAGTTGGGGCGCTGCTTTTTTTGATGCGGATAATGACACAAATCTTGATTTATATGTTTGCAGCCAATACAATACGGCAACTGGTCCTTATTTACCTGCTGCATTTTACGTAAATGATGGTGATGAAAGCTTTACTTTGAATAACAGTTGTTTTTCAGGGGATCTGGGGTTTAGCCACTCTAACGCTATTGGAGATGTTGACAATGATGGTTTTCCTGATATGGCGGTGAGTAACAATATGAATCAAAATATGTATTTGTGGCACAATAATACCACTACAGCTAATAATTGGCTTAAGATAAAACTACAGGGTGCAGAGAGCAACAGAGATGCTGTAGGAGCAAGATTGGAAATGACGATTAATGGCGAACACCAGTTTCGTTATACGCACTGTGGGGAAGGATACTTGAGTCAAAATTCAAGTTCTATATATTTTGGTTTGGGCGCTACAGAGATTATAGATGAGTTAACTATTACTTGGCCCAATGGTTTAATAGAGAGCTATACAGATATTGAGGGCAATGAGACCGTAGAGTTTATAGAGGGTGCTACTTTAAATCTAGATCCAGTTGATGCGGAGGATATTTTGATTTATCCTAATCCTGTAAAGGAAATTCTTTACGTAAGAGCCAATATCGCTGTTAGTCAATGTGTTGTTTATGATGTCTCAGGAAGAATTGTGAGCGTGCCCTTTGATTCTTTGTTAAAACAGGCAGATGTCTCCAATTTAACTTCTGGAATGTACCTAATCAAAATCAGCAGTGATGATTTTACAAAGAGCTATTCATTTATCAAGAAATAG
- a CDS encoding enoyl-ACP reductase: protein MSYNLLKGKKGIIFGALDENSIAWKTAERVHEEGGTFVLTNAPVAMRMGQINELAEKTGSQIIPADATSEEDLQNLVAQAMEILGGKIDFVLHSIGMSINVRKGKHYTDQNYAWTQKGTDVSAMSFHKVMQTLYKADAMNEWGSIVALTYMAAQRVFPDYNDMADNKAYLESIARSFGYFFGKDKKVRVNTISQSPTPTTAGSGVKGFDGFIAYAEKMSPLGNATALDCANYTVTLFSDLTKRVTLQNLYNDGGFSNMGVSDAVMETFVENK, encoded by the coding sequence ATGTCATACAATTTACTAAAAGGAAAAAAGGGAATTATTTTTGGGGCACTAGATGAAAATTCTATTGCTTGGAAAACAGCAGAGCGCGTACACGAAGAAGGTGGAACTTTTGTGTTGACCAATGCACCCGTTGCCATGAGAATGGGACAGATTAATGAATTGGCGGAAAAAACTGGCTCTCAAATTATTCCTGCAGATGCAACCTCAGAAGAAGATTTGCAAAATTTAGTAGCACAAGCCATGGAGATTTTGGGTGGTAAAATAGATTTTGTACTCCATTCTATCGGGATGTCTATAAACGTGAGAAAAGGCAAACACTACACCGATCAAAATTATGCTTGGACGCAAAAAGGAACAGATGTTTCTGCAATGTCTTTTCATAAGGTCATGCAAACACTTTATAAGGCAGATGCTATGAATGAGTGGGGCAGCATTGTAGCCTTAACTTATATGGCAGCGCAACGTGTGTTTCCAGATTACAATGATATGGCAGATAATAAGGCCTATTTAGAAAGTATTGCACGTAGTTTTGGTTATTTCTTCGGAAAAGATAAAAAAGTACGAGTCAATACCATCTCACAATCACCAACGCCTACTACAGCAGGAAGCGGTGTAAAAGGATTTGACGGCTTTATTGCTTATGCTGAGAAAATGTCACCTTTAGGAAACGCCACGGCTTTAGATTGTGCTAATTATACAGTGACCTTGTTTAGTGACCTTACTAAGAGAGTGACACTTCAAAACCTTTATAATGATGGCGGTTTTAGTAATATGGGGGTAAGTGATGCTGTAATGGAGACCTTTGTAGAGAATAAATAA